The proteins below are encoded in one region of Hordeum vulgare subsp. vulgare chromosome 3H, MorexV3_pseudomolecules_assembly, whole genome shotgun sequence:
- the LOC123445000 gene encoding uncharacterized protein LOC123445000 has translation MGHAIAEDDIEHIPCSEADSPILTEYHITVPTLHDGLMQGADQHERRLLDFLKATPSVQWLKDINVCAPLGKIQLPSIGVHRYLHVHFIRTVDWSSLLTLCKNHLKHPLNIALLIWLLCVAAAGAMLGLLLLGFLNKAFPSKALRHHWIEIDNQILNALFTLMSIFQHPNLVHHLVLLCRWRPEDAAELRKVYCKNGARRPNERAHMSFVVALLHVTCISQYMVCSLYWGYPSRSRSEFAENLFFILGVAAPVVAGTHAVYSPLGRDDDEDAAASCEETKQLHTAAGAEESPEERTVAGSPMWAGELLDCGEDPAACYLSFLCTFCVFGWNMERLGLGNMYVHTAMFLLLCVAPFWVFNVTALNIHDYVLSDAFGAAGVALCFLGLLYGGFWRIQMRKRLGLPRSRWCCGSSSLTDYAQWLLCWPCALAQEVRTANLYDVKDDGGFYGKLVDGGDPERGPDVPVSAEAQEVIGGVVKLTVDGEMAPPVQPVVESGRQRQAGDGDIVANGGSTVQLKS, from the coding sequence ATGGGTCACGCCATTGCCGAGGATGACATAGAACACATACCATGTTCAGAAGCAGATTCACCAATTCTGACTGAATATCACATCACAGTCCCTACCCTTCACGATGGACTGAtgcaaggggcagaccagcacgaGAGACGACTTCTGGATTTCCTGAAAGCAACGCCTTCAGTGCAATGGCTGAAGGACATCAACGTCTGCGCGCCACTGGGAAAAATTCAGCTGCCATCGATCGGCGTCCACCGCTACCTCCATGTCCACTTCATCAGAACAGTCGACTGGAGCTCACTGCTCACCCTCTGCAAGAACCACCTCAAGCATCCACTCAACATCGCCCTACTCATCTGGCTGCTCTGcgtcgccgccgccggcgccaTGCTAGGACTGCTCCTGCTGGGATTTCTGAACAAGGCATTCCCTTCCAAGGCCTTGAGACACCACTGGATAGAGATCGACAACCAGATCCTCAACGCCCTCTTCACGCTCATGAGCATATTCCAGCATCCCAACCTCGTCCACCACCTCGTTCTCCTCTGCCGGTGGCGTCCGGAGGACGCCGCCGAGCTAAGAAAGGTGTACTGCAAGAATGGCGCCCGCCGTCCCAACGAGCGAGCGCACATGTCCTTCGTGGTGGCCCTCCTCCACGTCACCTGCATCTCGCAGTACATGGTGTGCAGCCTGTACTGGGGCTACCCAAGCAGGTCACGCTCCGAGTTCGCCGAGAACTTGTTCTTCATCCTCGGCGTCGCCGCGCCGGTCGTCGCCGGCACTCACGCGGTGTACAGCCCTCTAGGCagagacgacgacgaggacgctgCCGCCTCCTGCGAGGAGACGAAGCAGCTCCACACAGCAGCCGGAGCCGAAGAATCGCCGGAAGAAAGGACGGTGGCCGGCAGCCCGATGTGGGCGGGGGAGCTGCTGGACTGCGGCGAGGACCCGGCGGCGTGCTACCTGTCGTTCCTGTGCACGTTCTGCGTGTTCGGCTGGAACATGGAGCGGCTCGGGCTGGGCAACATGTACGTGCACACGGCCATGTTCCTGCTGCTGTGCGTCGCGCCCTTCTGGGTGTTCAACGTCACGGCGCTcaacatccacgactacgtcctcagcgacgccttcggcgccgccgGCGTCGCGCTCTGCTTCCTCGGGCTCCTGTACGGCGGCTTCTGGAGGATCCAGATGAGGAAGCGGCTCGGGCTGCCCCGGAGCAGGTGGTGCTGCGGCTCGTCGTCGCTGACGGACTACGCGCAGTGGCTCCTCTGCTGGCCGTGCGCGCTCGCGCAAGAGGTGCGCACGGCGAACCTGTACGACGTGAAGGACGACGGCGGTTTCTACGGGAAACTGGTGGACGGCGGTGACCCGGAGCGAGGGCCGGACGTGCCGGTCTCCGCTGAAGCGCAAGAGGTGATCGGTGGTGTTGTCAAACTGACGGTGGACGGCGAGATGGCCCCGCCCGTCCAGCCGGTGGTAGAGTCCGGACGGCAGAGGCAAGCCGGCGACGGCGACATTGTGGCCAATGGTGGTAGTACCGTCCAGCTCAAAAGTTGA